The Gadus macrocephalus chromosome 13, ASM3116895v1 genome includes a window with the following:
- the adipor1a gene encoding adiponectin receptor protein 1a: MSGRNGSASDADCRISEDSQVPDVALMELGPLLEEGGRPTGSKGLHTEGAAMLGEDDEDDDEVGEVLTLPLQAHHAMEKMEEFVHKVWEGRWRVIPFHVLPEWLKDNDYLLHGHRPPMPSFRACFGSIFRIHTETGNIWTHLVGLIMFICLGTLTLLRPNVYFMAPLQEKVVFGMFFLGAVLCLSFSWLFHTVYCHSEKVSRTFSKLDYSGIALLIMGSFVPWLYYSFYCSPQPRLIYLTIVCVLGIAAIIVAQWDRFSTPRHRPTRAGVFMGLGLSGIVPTMHFTIEEGFVKATTVGQMGWFYLMGAMYITGAGLYAARIPERYFPGKCDIWFHSHQIFHVLVVAAACVHFYGVSNLQEFRYGLEGGCTDDTLL; the protein is encoded by the exons ATGTCAGGCCGAAACGGATCTGCCAGCGATGCAGACTGCCGGATCTCAGAGGACTCCCAGGTCCCCGACGTGGCTCTGATGGAGCTGGGACCGCTGCTCGAGGAAGGGGGAAGACCCACGGGTTCTAAAGGCCTGCACACCGAG GGGGCGGCGATGCTGGGCGAGGAtgacgaggacgacgacgagGTGGGAGAGGTGCTCACCTTGCCACTCCAGGCGCATCACGCcatggagaagatggaggagttcGTTCACAAA GTGTGGGAAGGCCGCTGGAGGGTCATCCCCTTCCACGTGCTCCCGGAGTGGCTGAAGGACAACGACTACCTCTTACACGGACACAGACCGCCCATGCCCTCGTTCCGCGCCTGCTTCGGCAGCATCTTCAGAATTCACACAGAGACGGGCAACATCTGGACCCACTTAGTGG GGCTGATCATGTTCATCTGCCTGGGGACGCTGACCCTGCTGAGACCCAACGTGTACTTCATGGCCCCGCTGCAAGAGAAGGTGGTGTTCGGGATGTTCTTCCTGGGCGCCGTCCTGTGTCTCAGCTTCTCCTGGCTCTTCCACACCGTGTACTGCCACTCCGAGAAAGTGTCTCGCACCTTCTCCAA ACTGGACTACTCGGGCATCGCCCTGCTCATCATGGGCTCCTTCGTGCCGTGGCTCTACTACTCCTTCTACTgctccccccagccccgcctCATCTACCTCACCATCGTGTGCGTCCTGGGCATCGCCGCCATCATCGTGGCCCAGTGGGACCGCTTCTCCACACCTCGTCACAGGCCCACCAGAGCAG gcgtGTTCATGGGCTTGGGGCTCAGCGGCATCGTGCCAACCATGCACTTTACCATCGAGGAGGGCTTCGTGAAGGCCACCACGGTGGGCCAGATGGGCTGGTTCTACCTGATGGGAGCCATGTACATAACTGGGGCAGGGCTGTACGCGGCCAGGATCCCGGAGCGCTACTTCCCCGGGAAGTGTGACATCTGG TTTCACTCCCATCAGATATTCCACGTTCTGGTGGTGGCGGCCGCCTGCGTCCACTTCTACGGGGTCTCCAACCTCCAAGAGTTCCGCTATGGCCTGGAGGGGGGATGCACAGATGACACCCTACTGTAG